Part of the Nocardia farcinica genome, GGGTGCCTCGGATCCCCGTCCCACTCAGCAGGAGACCCGCGTCACACCCGGGGTTCCGCTGCCAAGCTGATCCGCAATACACCGAGATTCGCGGTGGCAGCCCATCAGACCAGGAGGAATCGTGACTTCCACCCCCGCAACCGGAGATCAGGTCCGCGTCATCGACTCCGGCCTGCCACCCGAGCGGTACGCCCGCGGTTGGCACTGCCTGGGCCTGGTTCGCGACTTCGCCGACGGTCGGCCGCACCAGGTCTCCGCGTTCGGCACCGAACTGGTGGTCTTCGCGGGGGAGGACGGAAAAGTCAACGTGCTCAACGCGTTCTGCCCGCACATGGGCGGCAACCTGGCGCACGGTGAGGTGAAGGGCAACACCATCGCCTGCCCGTTCCACGATTGGCGCTGGCGCGGCGACGGCAAGTGCGCCGACATTCCCTACGCCCGGCGGGTGCCGCCGCTGGCGCGCACCAAGGCCTGGCCGACGATGGAGATCAGCGGACAGCTGTTCATCTGGCACGACCCCCAGGGCCGCAAGCCGCCCGCGGAGCTGACCATCCCGGAGATTCCGACCTACGGTGACCCCGGCTGGACCGACTGGGTGTGGCATTCGATCCTGGTCGAGGATTCGCACTGCCGCGAAATCGTCGACAACGTCGTGGACATGGCGCACTTCTTCTACGTGCACTACGGCATGCCGACCTATTTCCGCAACGTGTTCGAAGGGCATACCGCCACCCAGCTCATGCGTTCGCGCCCGCGCGCCGACGCGGTCGGGGTCAGCACCAACACCGTCGATCCGAGCATCGAAAGTCGTTCCGACGCCACCTATTACGGCCCGTCCTACATGATCGACAAATTGTGGAGCGCGCAGTACGCCGAGCGCGAGGAACCCAACATCTACCTGATCAACTGCCACTATCCGATCACCCCGACCTCCTTCCGGCTCCAGTACGGCGTGATCGTGGAGAAGCCGGTCGGCATGGACGACGAGGCCGCCAACGCGATGGCGGCCGCCGTCGGCCGGGGCATCGCGAT contains:
- a CDS encoding Rieske 2Fe-2S domain-containing protein, producing the protein MVTSTPATGDQVRVIDSGLPPERYARGWHCLGLVRDFADGRPHQVSAFGTELVVFAGEDGKVNVLNAFCPHMGGNLAHGEVKGNTIACPFHDWRWRGDGKCADIPYARRVPPLARTKAWPTMEISGQLFIWHDPQGRKPPAELTIPEIPTYGDPGWTDWVWHSILVEDSHCREIVDNVVDMAHFFYVHYGMPTYFRNVFEGHTATQLMRSRPRADAVGVSTNTVDPSIESRSDATYYGPSYMIDKLWSAQYAEREEPNIYLINCHYPITPTSFRLQYGVIVEKPVGMDDEAANAMAAAVGRGIAIGFEQDVQIWKNKARIDNPLLCEEDGPVYQLRRWYEQFYVDVEDITPEMTNRFEFEIDTERALQNWQAEVDANLAAGRSAIAPNLVNR